Proteins co-encoded in one Pseudoliparis swirei isolate HS2019 ecotype Mariana Trench chromosome 7, NWPU_hadal_v1, whole genome shotgun sequence genomic window:
- the cemip2 gene encoding cell surface hyaluronidase — MPASDGPSRFPVFVAPRHGNHQRSPGYVPGRVAPVRSPPPTKAPPPPPVKPRGPPPVKPRGPPPTRRAAFNLSEENQRRERAQRLRQRKNTLICFGVSTGAFLLTLILVFSLSVGDVLDENCPDHNPSLSSWKPGHQPDTAVTVRRGHLLRLDASATFQTLTIQSGGRVVFADNADGSKNITVRTRHILIEDGGALHIGAPKCRYRSRATIVLVGRSDDEAYPEAPGMGRKFIGVTRGGTLELHGTETVSWSLLTRNVPASGLTAGDYAFQRNFSRGINLRVVDQDTAEMLFSERYDTHESRNDSRRLTRLLRALPAGRIVTLAVGDSAVKSLLEETKKAIEEKLGSRFVYDLKYREAWALVSVVGGGNASCSEDVREHENHETGGRAVARQNFTTVDGVGFSVTAYSEWKNGFPISGFQVDAVDQVVLNLQDKVQQTWQPGDQIVVASTDYSMHQAEEFTLLPCSDCHSTQVRIQGKPQFSHVGEVVDGVDMRAEVALLSRNILIYGEMENSCYGNNVCQFYNHDTFGGHIKILANFSSVHLSHVELKNMGQQAERGHYPLHFHMCGDVDQKGDYREPTYVDGLSIHHSFSRCLTIHATNGLLVKNTIGYDTLGHCFFLEDGIEQRNTFYHNLGLLTRPGTLLPTDRNDTLCTSIRDNVYSGYTPSPSTECKAVSTFWISNPNNNLISNAAAGSQDAGIWFVFHSASTGSSHGLVPETKAELTPLGIFYNNRVHSNFKAGLFIDKGVKTTNASAADPREYLCLENGARFRPHQDADPSRPRVAAVIDTLISFKNNDLGAWIRGGDIVIKDSGFADNGVGLSFASDGSYPKDEGSSQEVTRSLFVGESRNRGTNGGQNKYWGLGGADAKMRTLPRNRTFPIRGFQIYDGPVRLTQSTFRGFIPTPERYTSAVGFNLKNTWQLTPQNNLSQLNFHSTVGLRTFFGRPGQWFEENDLDGDKNSIFHDVDGSVTGYTDAYVGRADNYLIQHPGCVSKDQWSGVICSGRYSQVYIQTQGSSSLRLSISRDEYPAAPLVLRGISSQGALSQQYQPILMMSKSYTMHWSGPAPRELVLSLINFDKDDWVLVGLCYPSDTMFQIMADINDRQSNTFDDLTDYGTAVSLVELEKRPMERKYYFDQTAGLLWLYLRARHGRDGHSYCSAKGCERVKVMATTSSKQTCNCTSKAYPKYHKPPSAVVPMPALNTQPCKGCGAKQLVFSSEPWTSYLQTQVKSLSSKEQQKGDNSSFITVNEVTMPFSQPGYFLVSVDACSGKVTKKTSFAKMDAKMEQYLKTGIPNRSIVLMATRGQPEGLVAVAPYLVSFGMTKAADLHSKESLALWGFQGRSSPPPWVSLQAGQGDEFLGLQERYVPLGLEAYGCTPPAAQRRKDLELLRVATGRQ, encoded by the exons ATGCCGGCGAGCGATGGCCCGAGCCGCTTCCCGGTCTTCGTGGCGCCGCGCCACGGCAACCACCAGAGGTCTCCGGGTTACGTCCCCGGGCGAGTGGCTCCGGTCCGCTCGCCGCCGCCCACCAAAGCGCCGCCGCCTCCGCCCGTGAAACCTCGCGGCCCCCCGCCCGTGAAACCTCGCGGCCCCCCGCCGACGCGGCGAGCCGCCTTCAACCTGTCGGAGGAGAACCAGCGCAGGGAGCGGGCGCAGCGCCTCCGGCAAAGGAAGAACACGCTGATCTGTTTCGGAGTGTCGACCGGGGcgttcctcctcaccctcatccTCGTCTTCAGCCTCTCCGTCGGAGACGTGTTAGACG AGAATTGTCCGGACCACAATCCGTCACTGAGTAGCTGGAAGCCGGGTCACCAACCAGACACGGCTGTCACTGTCAGGAGGGGACATCTGCTTCGCCTGGATGCTTCCGCCACCTTCCAGACACTAACCATCCAGTCAGGAG GTCGAGTAGTTTTCGCAGACAATGCCGACGGCTCCAAAAACATAACCGTGAGAACTCGTCACATCCTGATAGAAGACGGGGGAGCCCTTCACATCGGCGCTCCCAAATGTCGCTACCGCTCTCGCGCCACCATCGTCCTGGTGGGCCGCTCGGACGACGAGGCGTACCCCGAAGCGCCCGGCATGGGCCGCAAGTTCATCGGGGTCACGCGGGGCGGCACCCTGGAGCTCCACGGCACAGAGACAGTCTCCTGGTCGCTGCTCACCCGAAACGTCCCGGCGTCCGGCCTGACCGCGGGCGATTACGCCTTCCAGCGGAACTTCAGCAGAGGCATCAACCTGCGCGTCGTGGACCAGGACACGGCGGAGATGCTGTTCTCCGAGCGCTACGACACGCACGAGTCTCGCAACGACAGCCGCCGGCTCACCCGGCTGCTGCGCGCGCTGCCGGCGGGCCGCATCGTCACGCTGGCCGTCGGAGACTCTGCCGTCAAAAGCCTCCTGGAGGAAACCAAGAAGGCCATCGAAGAAAAGCTCGGCAGCAGATTTGTCTACGATCTCAAATACAG AGAGGCGTGGGCGTTGGTCTCCGTCGTGGGCGGCGGGAACGCGTCCTGCTCGGAGGACGTCAGGGAACACGAGAACCacgagacgggaggaagggctGTGGCCCGACAGAACTTCACCACCGTGGACGGAGTGGGCTTCTCGGTCACCGCCTACAGCGAGTGGAAGAACG GTTTCCCCATATCTGGCTTCCAGGTAGACgctgtggaccaggtggtgctgAACCTGCAGGACAAAGTGcagcagacctggcaacccgggGATCAGATTGTCGTTGCCAGCACAGACTACTCCATGCACCAGGCTGAAGAGTTTACCTTGCTGCCCTGCTCTGACTGCCACAGCACGCAGGTCCGGATACAAG GGAAGCCTCAGTTCAGCCACGTGGGAGAGGTCGTCGACGGGGTCGACATGCGGGCCGAGGTGGCGCTGCTCTCCAGGAACATTCTCATCTACGGAGAAATGGAAAACTCCTGCTACGGAAACAACGTGTGCCAGTTCTACAACCACGACACCTTCGGGGGCCacattaag ATCCTTGCTAACTTCTCGTCGGTGCATCTGTCCCACGTGGAGCTGAAGAACATGGGCCAACAGGCGGAGCGAGGCCACTACCCCCTCCACTTCCACATGTGCGGGGATGTGGACCAGAAGGGAGACTACAGGGAGCCCACCTACGTGGACGGACTCTCCATACACCACTCCTTCTCCCGCTGCCTCACCATCCACGCCACCAACGGCCTGCTG GTGAAGAACACCATCGGCTACGACACGTTGGGTCACTGTTTCTTCCTGGAGGACGGGATCGAGCAGCGCAACACTTTCTACCACAACCTGGGCTTGCTGACTCGACCCGGGACTCTGCTGCCCACCGACCGCAACGACACCCTGTGCACCAGCATCAGGGACAACGTCTACAGCGGCTACACTCCCTCGCCCAGCACCGAGTGCAA AGCAGTGTCAACATTCTGGATTTCCAACCCCAACAACAATCTCATCAGCAATGCAGCTGCTGGTTCTCAG GATGCTGGCATATGGTTTGTGTTCCACAGCGCTTCCACCGGAAGCTCTCATGGGCTGGTACCAGAGACCAAAGCAGAGCTCACTCCCCTGGGGATATTTTACAACAACCGCGTCCACTCCAACTTTAAG GCTGGGCTGTTCATTGATAAAGGAGTGAAGACCACGAATGCTAGTGCTGCAGACCCCCGGGAATACCTGTGTCTGGAGAACggtgccag attccgacctcaccaggatgCCGACCCTAGCCGTCCGCGGGTGGCGGCGGTCATCGACACTCTGATCTCCTTCAAGAACAACGACTTGGGAGCGTGGATCCGGGGGGGCGATATCGTCATCAAGGACTCTGG GTTTGCAGACAATGGTGTTGGACTGTCTTTCGCCAG TGATGGCAGCTACCCTAAGGATGAAGGGTCCAGCCAGGAGGTCACGCGGTCTCTGTTCGTGGGTGAAAGCCGAAACCGAGGAACCAACGGAGGGCAGAATAAATACTGGGGCTTAGGAGGTGCTGATGCTAAGATGAGGACACTACCGAGAAACAG GACTTTCCCAATCCGAGGTTTCCAGATCTACGACGGTCCGGTGCGGCTGACTCAGAGTACGTTCCGGGGATTCATCCCCACGCCGGAGCGTTATACCAGCGCAGTTGGATTCAACTTGAAGAACACCTGGCAGCTCACCCCACAAAATAATCTGTCCCAGCTCAACTTTCACTCCACT GTGGGTCTGCGGACGTTCTTCGGCCGCCCGGGTCAGTGGTTCGAAGAGAACGACCTGGACGGAGACAAAAACTCCATCTTCCACGACGTGGACGGGTCGGTGACGGGTTACACGGACGCCTACGTCGGCCGAGCAGACAACTACCTGATCCAACACCCGGGCTGTGTGTCTAAGGACCAGTGGAGTGGAGTGATATGCAGCGGCCGCTACTCCCAG gtGTACATCCAGACCCAGGGATCCTCCAGCCTCCGGTTATCCATCAGCAGAGACGAATACCCCGCTGCTCCTCTGGTGCTGAGAGGTATCAGCAGCCAGGGGGCGCTGTCTCAGCAGTACCAGCCCATCCTGATGATGagcaagagctacacgatgcaCTGGAGCGGGCCTGCACCCAGAGAGCTGGTCCTCTCGCTCATCAACTTCGACAA GGATGACTGGGTGCTGGTGGGACTCTGTTACCCATCAGACACCATGTTTCAGATTATGGCCGACATCAACGACAGACAAAGCAACACCTTTGATGACCTCACAGATTACGGCACCGCGGTCTCCCTCGTGGAGTTGGAGAAGAGGCCGATGGAGAGGAAGTACTACTTTGACCAAACTGCTGG GTTGTTGTGGCTCTACCTTCGGGCCCGGCATGGCCGCGATGGGCACAGCTACTGTTCGGCAAAAGGCTGTGAAAGAGTGAAAGTGATGGCCACCACGTCCTCTAAGCAGACCTGTAACTGTACATCCAAGGCCTACCCCAAGTACCACAAGCCCCCCTCAGCAGTGGTCCCTATGCCGGCCCTCAATACTCAACCATGCAAAGGATGTGGTGCCAAACAG CTTGTGTTTTCCAGTGAGCCGTGGACCTCCTACCTCCAGACGCAGGTCAAGTCTCTCAGCAGCAAAGAGCAGCAGAAAGGAGACAACAGCTCCTTCATTACT GTGAATGAGGTGACCATGCCCTTCTCACAGCCCGGGTACTTCCTGGTCTCGGTGGACGCCTGCTCTGGGAAAGTCACCAAGAAAACCTCATTTGCCAAGATGGACGCCAAGATGGAACAGTACCTGAAAACTGGAATACCAAATAG GTCCATCGTGCTCATGGCCACACGAGGTCAACCAGAGGGCCTGGTTGCTGTCGCACCATATCTGGTCTCCTTTGGTATGACCAAGGCTGCAGATCTGCACAGTAAAG AAAGTCTGGCACTTTGGGGCTTCCAGGGCCGTTCCTCACCCCCTCCGTGGGTCTCGCTACAAGCCGGGCAGGGGGACGAGTTCCTGGGCCTGCAGGAGCGGTATGTGCCTCTGGGGTTGGAGGCGTACGGCTGCACGCCACCCGCAGCTCAGAGGCGCAAAGACCTGGAGCTCCTCAGAGTCGCCACGGGCCGACAGTGA